A stretch of Paracoccus sp. N5 DNA encodes these proteins:
- a CDS encoding UDP-N-acetylmuramoyl-L-alanyl-D-glutamate--2,6-diaminopimelate ligase: MADRAMRLSLLGLRGDKGRDPEVTGMAVDSRQVKPGFLFAALPGSATHGGAFIQYALRQGAGAVLTDRKGAEIAAAELAGSDAALVVAEDPRAALAGAAALWFAAQPETMVAVTGTSGKTSVATFTRQIWQALGHKAISLGTMGVQGDYQAKLAHTTPEPITLHRVLAEAAAEGVTHAAMEASSHGLDQRRLDGVRLKAGAFTNFSQDHLDYHKNFDDYFSAKALLFNHILDEGSAAVVNVDDPRGRQMAQIARERGLALTTIGQAEGADLRILGQRYDATGQDLRFSWHGQAHLVRLALIGGFQAENVLAAAGLAIAAGDEPARVIETLPGLTTVRGRMELAAVRDNGAAVFVDYSHKPGALASALQSLRPHVMGRIVVVFGAGGDRDRLKRPLMGEAARAFADVVYVTDDNPRSEDPAAIRAEVMAGAGPEAHEIGDRAEAILRGVDALQPGDALLIAGKGHETGQIIGSDVYPFDDAEQASVAVAALDGKI; encoded by the coding sequence GTGGCGGATCGGGCGATGCGGCTGTCCCTTCTGGGGCTGAGGGGGGACAAGGGGCGCGACCCCGAGGTGACGGGCATGGCCGTCGATTCGCGGCAGGTGAAACCGGGCTTCCTGTTCGCGGCGCTGCCCGGCTCGGCCACGCATGGCGGCGCGTTCATCCAATATGCGCTGCGCCAGGGCGCGGGCGCCGTGCTGACCGACCGCAAGGGCGCCGAGATCGCGGCGGCCGAACTGGCCGGCTCGGACGCGGCGCTGGTGGTGGCCGAGGATCCGCGCGCCGCGCTGGCCGGGGCCGCCGCGCTGTGGTTCGCCGCCCAGCCGGAAACCATGGTTGCCGTCACCGGCACCTCGGGCAAGACCTCGGTTGCGACTTTCACGCGGCAGATCTGGCAGGCGCTGGGCCACAAGGCGATCAGCCTGGGCACCATGGGCGTGCAGGGCGATTACCAGGCGAAACTGGCCCATACCACGCCCGAGCCGATCACCCTGCACCGCGTGCTGGCCGAGGCCGCCGCCGAGGGCGTCACCCATGCCGCGATGGAGGCATCGAGCCACGGGCTTGATCAGCGCCGGCTGGACGGGGTGCGGCTGAAAGCCGGTGCCTTCACCAATTTCAGCCAGGACCACCTGGACTACCACAAGAACTTTGACGATTATTTCTCCGCCAAGGCCTTGCTTTTCAACCATATCCTGGACGAGGGCTCTGCTGCGGTGGTCAATGTCGACGACCCGCGCGGCCGGCAGATGGCGCAGATCGCGCGCGAGCGTGGCCTGGCCCTGACCACCATCGGCCAGGCCGAGGGCGCCGACCTGCGCATCCTGGGCCAGCGCTACGACGCGACCGGGCAGGACCTGCGCTTTTCCTGGCACGGCCAGGCGCATCTGGTCCGTCTGGCGCTGATCGGCGGCTTCCAGGCCGAGAACGTGCTGGCCGCTGCCGGCCTCGCCATCGCCGCCGGCGATGAGCCCGCCCGGGTGATCGAGACCCTGCCGGGCCTGACCACCGTGCGCGGCCGCATGGAACTGGCCGCGGTGCGCGACAATGGCGCGGCGGTCTTCGTCGATTACAGCCACAAGCCCGGGGCGCTGGCCTCGGCCCTGCAATCGCTGCGGCCGCATGTCATGGGCCGCATCGTCGTGGTCTTCGGCGCCGGCGGCGACCGCGACCGGCTCAAGCGCCCGCTGATGGGCGAGGCGGCGCGCGCCTTTGCCGACGTGGTCTATGTCACCGACGACAACCCGCGCTCGGAGGACCCGGCCGCGATCCGCGCCGAGGTCATGGCCGGCGCCGGCCCCGAGGCGCATGAGATCGGCGACCGCGCCGAGGCGATCCTGCGCGGCGTCGATGCCCTGCAACCCGGCGACGCGCTGCTGATCGCCGGGAAGGGCCACGAGACCGGCCAGATCATCGGCAGCGACGTCTATCCCTTCGACGATGCGGAACAAGCCTCGGTCGCCGTCGCCGCGCTGGATGGCAAGATATGA
- a CDS encoding penicillin-binding protein 2: MIRTPLRPLARILRAREKGENPDAIEAENRAQRHAEIQERARGSARTRLFFMSCAFAAAFCTVGLKMGVLASSHPAEPRVQTSGAQIISQRADITDRQGRVLATNLLTHSLYAHPHQMVDPQGAAKALVGIFPDLSLERLQKDFTGKRTFVWIKKKISPEQMQAVHDIGEPGLLFGPREMRLYPNGHIASHILGGATFGKEGVADAEVVGVAGVEKAFDRWLRDPANDGAPLSLSLDLTVQAAMEEVLGNGMKVMNAKGATGILMEVKTGEIVAMASLPDFDPNDRPRPLLKGDPSDSPLFNRAVQGQYELGSTFKIFPVAQAIDLKLVSPTTMINGKSPLRIGKYLISEFNGHQYGAQISVADIIAKSSNVGTVRVAQLLGPERQKDFLERLGLFEPTPIEMSEAPTGKPLVPQRWPAVTSATVAFGHGLAASPLHLASAYATIANGGKRVRPTLIHDRSRREGEQVLSASAAHTAMQLLRQVVTRGTARSADVPGYEVAGKTGTADKPRPTGGYYKNKVVATFASAFPVSDPRYVLVVSLDEPSAGLAGGGESRTAGMTVAPVAGEMIRRVAPLLGLRPSTETQLPTVERPLPDGLKLVSN, translated from the coding sequence ATGATCCGCACCCCGCTGCGCCCGCTGGCCCGCATCCTTCGCGCCCGCGAGAAGGGCGAGAATCCCGACGCCATCGAGGCCGAGAACCGCGCCCAGCGTCACGCCGAGATCCAGGAAAGGGCGCGCGGCAGCGCCCGCACCCGGCTGTTCTTCATGTCCTGCGCCTTTGCGGCGGCGTTTTGCACCGTGGGCCTGAAGATGGGCGTGCTGGCCTCGTCCCACCCGGCCGAGCCGCGGGTGCAGACCTCGGGCGCGCAGATCATCTCGCAGCGCGCCGATATCACCGACCGCCAGGGCCGGGTGCTGGCGACGAACCTGCTGACCCATTCGCTCTATGCCCATCCGCATCAGATGGTCGATCCCCAGGGCGCGGCCAAGGCGCTGGTCGGGATCTTTCCCGACCTGAGCCTGGAGCGGTTGCAGAAGGATTTCACCGGCAAGCGCACCTTCGTCTGGATCAAGAAGAAGATCAGCCCGGAACAGATGCAGGCCGTCCACGACATCGGCGAGCCGGGCCTGCTGTTCGGCCCGCGCGAGATGCGGCTTTATCCGAACGGCCATATCGCCAGCCATATCCTGGGCGGCGCCACCTTCGGCAAGGAGGGCGTGGCCGACGCCGAGGTCGTGGGCGTCGCCGGCGTCGAAAAGGCCTTCGACCGCTGGCTGCGCGACCCGGCCAATGATGGCGCGCCGCTGAGCCTGTCGCTGGACCTGACCGTTCAGGCGGCGATGGAGGAGGTGCTCGGCAACGGCATGAAGGTCATGAACGCCAAGGGTGCGACCGGCATCCTGATGGAGGTCAAGACCGGCGAGATCGTGGCCATGGCCAGCCTGCCCGATTTCGATCCCAACGACCGGCCGCGGCCGCTGCTCAAGGGCGACCCCTCGGACAGCCCGCTGTTCAACCGCGCGGTGCAGGGCCAGTATGAACTGGGCTCGACCTTCAAGATCTTCCCGGTGGCGCAGGCCATCGACCTGAAGCTGGTCAGCCCGACGACGATGATCAACGGCAAGTCGCCGCTGCGCATCGGCAAATACCTCATCAGCGAATTCAACGGCCACCAGTATGGCGCGCAGATCTCGGTCGCGGACATCATCGCCAAGTCGTCGAACGTCGGCACGGTGCGCGTGGCGCAACTGCTGGGCCCCGAGCGGCAGAAGGACTTCCTGGAGCGCCTGGGCCTGTTCGAGCCGACGCCCATCGAGATGAGCGAGGCGCCGACCGGCAAGCCCCTGGTGCCGCAGCGCTGGCCCGCCGTGACCTCGGCCACGGTGGCCTTCGGCCACGGTCTGGCGGCCAGCCCGCTGCATCTGGCCTCGGCCTATGCCACCATCGCCAATGGCGGCAAGCGGGTGCGCCCGACGCTGATCCACGACCGCTCGCGCCGCGAGGGCGAGCAGGTGCTGTCGGCATCCGCCGCCCATACCGCGATGCAATTGCTGCGCCAGGTGGTGACGCGCGGCACCGCGCGCTCGGCCGATGTCCCGGGCTACGAGGTCGCCGGCAAGACCGGCACCGCCGACAAGCCGCGCCCGACCGGCGGCTATTACAAGAACAAGGTCGTGGCGACCTTCGCTTCGGCCTTCCCGGTCAGCGACCCGCGCTATGTGCTGGTGGTGTCCCTGGACGAGCCCTCGGCCGGGCTGGCCGGCGGCGGCGAAAGCCGCACGGCGGGCATGACCGTGGCCCCCGTCGCGGGCGAGATGATCCGCCGCGTCGCGCCGCTTCTGGGCCTGCGTCCCAGCACCGAAACCCAGTTGCCGACGGTTGAACGGCCTTTGCCCGATGGGCTAAAGCTCGTCTCGAATTGA
- the rsmH gene encoding 16S rRNA (cytosine(1402)-N(4))-methyltransferase RsmH: MVSDPHIPVLLGPLLRAVAPVEGTWVDGTFGAGGYARGLLEQGAAQVIGIDRDPSVFRMAEAWAGAYGDRLRLVEGTFSDLDTLAGGPVDGVVLDLGVSSMQLDQPERGFSFLRDGPLDMRMGGDGPTAADLLNTAPEAVIADVLYLYGEERASRRIAKAIVAARPLSRTGQLSDIVAGCLPRAKPGQSHPSTRAFQAIRIWVNDEFGQLVAGLAAAERVLRPGGKLAVVSFHSLEDRIVKRFMQARSNSAGGGSRHAPETRRSEAAFTLPFRRAIGPDEQELAVNPRSRSALLRVGIRTDAPAGRVDPEALGLPRLDERGA; this comes from the coding sequence ATGGTGTCCGACCCGCATATCCCCGTCCTGCTTGGCCCGCTGTTGCGGGCCGTTGCGCCTGTTGAGGGCACCTGGGTCGACGGCACCTTCGGCGCCGGCGGCTATGCCCGCGGCCTGCTGGAGCAGGGCGCCGCGCAGGTCATCGGCATCGACCGCGATCCCAGCGTGTTCCGCATGGCCGAGGCTTGGGCCGGCGCATACGGCGACCGGCTGCGCCTGGTCGAAGGCACCTTCTCGGATCTCGACACGCTGGCCGGCGGGCCGGTGGACGGCGTGGTGCTGGACCTGGGCGTCAGCTCGATGCAGCTCGACCAGCCCGAGCGCGGGTTCTCGTTCCTGCGCGACGGCCCGCTGGACATGCGCATGGGCGGCGACGGGCCAACGGCGGCCGATCTGCTGAACACCGCCCCGGAAGCGGTCATCGCCGACGTGCTTTACCTTTACGGCGAGGAGCGCGCCTCGCGCCGCATCGCCAAGGCCATCGTGGCGGCGCGGCCGCTGAGCCGCACCGGGCAGCTGTCCGACATCGTCGCCGGCTGCCTGCCGCGCGCCAAGCCCGGGCAAAGCCACCCCTCGACCCGCGCCTTTCAGGCGATCCGCATCTGGGTCAACGACGAATTCGGCCAGCTCGTCGCCGGCCTCGCCGCGGCAGAGCGCGTGCTGCGGCCGGGCGGCAAGCTGGCCGTGGTCAGCTTCCATTCGCTCGAGGACCGCATCGTCAAGCGCTTCATGCAGGCGCGCTCGAACAGCGCCGGCGGCGGCAGCCGCCATGCGCCCGAGACCCGGCGGTCCGAGGCCGCCTTCACGCTGCCCTTCCGCCGCGCCATCGGCCCGGACGAGCAGGAACTGGCGGTGAACCCGCGCTCGCGCTCGGCCCTGCTGCGCGTCGGCATCCGCACCGACGCCCCGGCCGGCCGCGTCGATCCCGAGGCGCTGGGCCTGCCCCGTCTCGACGAAAGGGGGGCATGA